The following proteins are encoded in a genomic region of Drosophila willistoni isolate 14030-0811.24 chromosome 3R, UCI_dwil_1.1, whole genome shotgun sequence:
- the LOC6647864 gene encoding uncharacterized protein LOC6647864 isoform X4, whose translation MDDDGSKRTDAGLCRNANNCNRIHYLTQQQSQSETTRLLFRGENFQATRSDQEMYYDCLSVGDSDSQHVSKFDDPNAIRDVLERAHNATQMLLKNFDKTGQGWNRPCEATLEITARLISDKKKNMTGRPVTVQMPLEFDPQSGELTSALQDQRSICPCESSAPVVGVPPFQLHELQATKPASDYPALMYMKDERPLKPTITYKAATDARNQEMQTDKSYMRDHWIKERSDSDSLAKPSQTDASYLFDHHSPTRSDEIIGGELNAKTSQTETSYIHDQYILDREKNTNTGRASQTQVYAMDKFHYPTQYQCPGTSRGVCTCRSQSSMKKSHPMTLSCQTDYPAESVRTVKSQPSVPTCSSKVDANPQACGVSNHSVNPCQTSDQNFQLYNQPSFGCEEQTSCTTRSRSVVDKITCLCSSSHHPKAACHIQRDKEPATCGRSVSERTLELKCSKTGCVCPTKQSAHSQLSNPPGKSASKHVSVANNQKSHPGEIYRDCESSSNASIEKSGRIVTSCHASKEPSEKALIESSKSEPIVTSCHTSEDLLITTGNKTSERHIATSCYTSKEPSLKTAFIGGPSCECPEKDEPKSQPTLAVCNSSDVRPDSDHCNPVSGHSLGKEAQEGTMCEQYSAFRSVPVSSHIIVCKSSSKKPDSGPVTRKKRILDMIEQLSNAADCECNEEDRPKLIQQLFRELTLMIAQEPECAVAPQDEPAPPTPAFEECCAGQNDGQQAVEINEPKKQHKFSECFAQLEEVMKKCFQKSKPKPLPLKEIGGFELDPDFRPFETPKLDEPPVMDSEEAQMEDEAELSESESDVFVGWCDDDDDEAMATLQEHNETESELCQQLMEMVGDSNLPDTEDGPCPTDCPPPDPCKMMEQYRDTALIPNGPLSPQARQLFELLLRQALRECEDGGHTGDEDYEEESLQHGVPEPHPEPCCCCHCRALLCENECKSVSKTVDAAMCDPVCEMKFFIDSIIVDLHAMDHVLNKKKAKPKDVKRSRDLDKPPRESFPVTITEVSNLGCTALYIRWEVLDCVGIAGYEIYVDGHLTNRFYSFRHEAAVVANVDVNKTHQIVLRAQAVGQDFPGEGCGNNSQAVVSAHPEMLVGAEKPWSPSVYFYDPS comes from the exons ATGGATGACGATGGCTCGAAGAGAACTGATGCTGGTCTATGCAGGAACGCCAACAATTGCAATCGAATTCACTATCTGACACAACAGCAATCACAATCGGAGACAACACGACTACTCTTCCGTGGCGAGAATTTCCAGGCGACTCGCAGCGATCAGGAAATGTACTACGACTGCCTGAGTGTGGGGGATTCGGACTCGCAACATGTGTCTAAATTTGACGATCCGAATGCCATAAGAGATGTCTTGGAGAGGGCCCATAATGCTACTCAAATGCTGTTGAAAAACTTCGACAAAACAGGCCAAGGATGGAATAGGCCATGTGAGGCAACGCTGGAGATAACCGCACGCTTGATCAgtgataagaaaaaaaatatgaccgGTAGACCAGTGACTGTGCAAATGCCATTGGAATTCGATCCGCAGAGTGGCGAGCTGACATCTGCTTTGCAGGACCAGCGTTCCATATGCCCGTGCGAATCGTCTGCCCCGGTCGTAGGAGTGCCGCCATTTCAACTCCATGAACTACAAGCAACAAAGCCCGCTTCAG ATTACCCAGCTCTGATGTATATGAAAGATGAGCGACCATTAAAACCCACCATCACCTACAAAGCCGCCACCGATGCCCGCAACCAGGAAATGCAAACAGATAAATCATATATGAGAGATCACTGGATCAAGGAGAGAAGTGACTCCGACTCGCTAGCCAAGCCATCACAAACGGATGCCTCATATCTCTTCGACCACCACTCGCCCACCCGTAGCGACGAGATTATCGGGGGAGAACTTAATGCCAAAACCTCCCAAACGGAGACCTCATACATTCACGACCAGTACATATTGGATCGAGAAAAGAATACAAACACGGGCAGAGCATCGCAGACGCAAGTCTATGCCATGGATAAATTTCACTATCCCACTCAGTATCAGTGTCCAGGGACCAGTCGTGGAGTGTGTACATGCAGGTCGCAGTCAAGCATGAAGAAGTCGCACCCGATGACACTTAGTTGCCAGACGGATTATCCAGCTGAGAGTGTCAGAACCGTAAAGTCACAGCCCAGTGTTCCCACATGCTCTAGCAAAGTTGATGCCAATCCTCAAGCATGTGGCGTTAGTAATCACAGTGTCAATCCTTGCCAGACCAGTgatcaaaattttcaattgtaTAATCAACCGTCTTTCGGATGCGAAGAGCAAACCTCGTGTACCACAAGATCCCGTTCTGTGGTGGATAAAATTACATGCCTATGCAGTTCATCGCATCATCCGAAAGCTGCGTGCCACATTCAACGGGATAAGGAGCCGGCCACATGCGGACGAAGTGTATCAGAGAGGACGCTTGAATTAAAGTGCAGTAAAACGGGATGTGTTTGCCCGACGAAACAAAGCGCCCATTCCCAATTATCCAATCCACCAGGAAAGAGTGCATCCAAGCATGTGTCTGTGGCCAATAATCAAAAATCACACCCAGGCGAAATCTATCGAGATTGTGAGTCCTCGTCGAATGCGTCTATCGAGAAATCTGGACGAATTGTAACGAGTTGCCATGCTTCCAAAGAGCCCTCGGAAAAAGCGTTAATCGAAAGCTCCAAGTCTGAGCCAATCGTAACCAGTTGTCATACTTCCGAGGATCTGCTGATAACAACAGGAAATAAGACATCTGAACGACACATAGCAACCAGTTGCTATACTTCGAAAGAGCCTTCACTGAAAACAGCATTCATAGGTGGGCCCAGTTGTGAATGCCCAGAAAAGGATGAGCCAAAATCTCAGCCTACACTGGCCGTTTGCAATTCTTCTGATGTGAGGCCGGATAGCGACCACTGTAATCCAGTTTCTGGACATTCTTTAGGGAAAGAGGCGCAGGAAGGGACAATGTGTGAACAGTATAGCGCCTTTCGCTCGGTACCAGTATCTAGCCATATTATCGTATGCAAGTCGAGTTCTAAGAAGCCAGATTCAGGACCAGTCACACGCAAGAAACGGATTCTGGACATGATCGAGCAGTTGAGCAATGCAGCCGACTGTGAATGCAATGAAGAAGATCGCCCAAAATTGATTCAGCAATTATTTAGAGAGTTAACTCTAATGATAGCCCAAGAACCTGAATGTGCCGTCGCACCACAAGATGAACCGGCGCCACCTACTCCAGCTTTTGAAGAATGCTGCGCCGGCCAAAACGACGGACAACAAGCCGTGGAAATAAATGAACCCAAAAAGCAGCATAAGTTTTCAGAGTGTTTTGCCCAGTTGGAGGAAGTAATGAAAAAATGTTTCCAgaaatcaaaaccaaagccACTGCCGCTGAAGGAAATCGGTGGATTCGAATTGGACCCAGATTTCAGACCGTTCGAGACACCCAAGTTGGACGAGCCTCCCGTGATGGATTCTGAAGAAGCTCAAATGGAAGATGAAGCAGAACTAAGCGAGTCCGAATCCGATGTCTTTGTGGGTTGGTgcgatgatgacgatgatgaagcTATGGCGACTCTACAAGAGCACAACGAAACCGAAAGTGAACTATGCCAACAGCTTATGGAAATGGTCGGCGACTCCAATCTACCTGATACTGAGGATGGTCCATGTCCCACTGATTGCCCTCCCCCAGATCCATGCAAGATGATGGAGCAATATAGGGACACTGCGCTGATACCAAATGGACCACTAAGTCCGCAAGCGCGACAACTATTCGAGCTTTTGTTAAGGCAAGCTCTGCGAGAATGTGAGGATGGGGGCCATACTGGCGACGAGGACTACGAGGAAGAGAGCCTACAACACGGTGTACCTGAACCACATCCAGAgccttgttgttgctgccattgTCGAGCATTGCTTTGCGAGAATGAGTGCAAATCGGTGTCCAAGACCGTTGACGCTGCCATGTGTGATCCCGTTTGCGAAATG AAATTCTTTATTGACTCCATTATTGTCGATTTGCATGCCATGGATCATGTGCTGAACAAGAAAAAGGCGAAGCCAAAG GATGTTAAACGATCACGAGACTTGGATAAACCACCTCGGGAAAGCTTTCCTGTCACCATTACCGAAGTTTCCAATCTGGGTTGTACAGCTCTCTACATTCGATGGGAGGTGCTGGACTGTGTTGGAATTGCCGGTTATGAG ATTTATGTGGATGGCCATTTGACAAATCGATTCTATAGTTTCCGTCACGAGGCTGCCGTTGTGGCCAATGTAGATGTCAACAAGACCCATCAGATAGTGCTGCGTGCTCAGGCTGTGGGCCAAGATTTCCCTGGAGAAGGTTGCGGCAACAATAGCCAGGCTGTGGTTAGTGCTCATCCTGAAATGTTGGTTGGTGCGGAGAAACCCTGGTCGCCCAGTGTCTACTTCTATGATCCCAGTTAA
- the LOC6647865 gene encoding uncharacterized protein LOC6647865: MYMVMTITNISQPLELSLIRKKSAAKHLSHVFLLVRDAHSVTQAWMRASFRQFWKIWLLNIVIVFWREKRLHIYRYNPFTDNYLIAVDQAEPGHIPTLFELFPKTIPNMQRKPFRMCIYADDVRAFYGSRGEIYGTDGLMAYYLAERLNATMMVTRPQFYRNHNLTSDICFMEVAREFDDVAMNIRFYAPDTFDRQAEATIAHNRDDLCVIVPKAQGAPKFWNIFRSFQLWAWLFILGSVFLAYIFCQIVYRHHNAPLEVGMQLYACTLSLPLSHVPNNYSLRLFLICWLIFGMLICTAFKGNLTSMLVFQPFLPDINRIIDLASSNYRIMVRPRHTKHINHFLTLGHEQEGRIRKLMLEVPEKVLFDHFDENDVSYAYLEKYHIARFQVHARKHTHLGRPYFHLMNSCLVPFHAVYIVPYGSPYLGFLNKLIRSSHEFGFERYWDRIMNAAFIKWGAKVVSRQRHNSNDDPVVLKLEHYQAVFFLWVIGILLASFVFLWEWIIGRIWRGQANAMHIHT; the protein is encoded by the coding sequence ATGTACATGGTAATGACTATAACCAACATATCGCAACCCTTAGAGTTATCCCTGATACGCAAAAAATCAGCCGCTAAGCATTTGTCGCATGTTTTTTTATTGGTTCGAGATGCCCACAGCGTAACCCAAGCCTGGATGCGTGCTAGTTTTCGTCAATTCTGGAAAATCTGGCTTCTTAATATTGTGATTGTCTTCTGGCGGGAGAAGCGATTGCATATCTATCGCTATAATCCCTTTACGGATAATTATCTAATAGCCGTTGATCAGGCAGAGCCGGGACATATTCCCACATTGTTTGAACTTTTTCCCAAGACAATACCGAATATGCAACGCAAACCGTTCAGAATGTGCATCTATGCGGACGATGTAAGAGCATTTTATGGATCGAGGGGTGAGATTTATGGAACAGACGGTCTAATGGCATATTATTTGGCTGAGAGACTAAATGCCACAATGATGGTGACCCGTCCCCAATTCTATCGCAATCACAATCTCACTTCCGATATTTGTTTCATGGAGGTGGCGAGGGAATTCGATGACGTTGCCATGAATATACGTTTCTATGCGCCGGATACATTTGACAGGCAGGCGGAGGCCACCATAGCCCACAATCGTGATGACTTGTGTGTGATTGTGCCAAAAGCTCAGGGGGCTCCGAAATTCTGGAACATATTTCGCTCCTTTCAGCTCTGGGCGTGGCTGTTCATTTTGGGTTCAGTGTTTTTGGCCTATATATTTTGTCAGATAGTGTATCGGCATCATAACGCCCCCCTGGAAGTGGGAATGCAACTATATGCTTGCACTCTCTCACTGCCCTTATCCCATGTACCAAATAACTATTCATTAAGGCTCTTTTTGATCTGTTGGCTTATATTCGGGATGCTCATATGTACAGCCTTCAAGGGTAATTTGACCAGTATGCTAGTATTTCAGCCATTTTTGCCGGACATCAATCGGATTATAGATCTGGCTTCATCCAATTACCGTATAATGGTACGACCAAGACACACCAAGCACATTAACCATTTCCTCACATTGGGCCACGAGCAGGAGGGACGAATACGAAAACTGATGCTGGAGGTGCCAGAGAAGGTGCTCTTCGATCATTTCGACGAGAATGACGTGTCCTATGCATACTTGGAAAAATATCATATTGCCAGGTTCCAGGTGCATGCccgcaaacacacacacttaggGCGACCCTATTTCCATTTGATGAACAGCTGCCTAGTGCCGTTTCATGCCGTCTATATTGTGCCCTATGGATCGCCGTATTTGGGTTTCTTAAACAAACTCATTCGCAGTTCACACGAGTTTGGATTCGAGCGGTATTGGGATCGCATTATGAATGCTGCGTTTATTAAGTGGGGGGCAAAAGTGGTTTCCCGCCAACGTCACAACAGCAATGACGATCCGGTTGTCCTTAAACTGGAGCATTATCAAGCCGTGTTCTTTCTTTGGGTAATAGGAATTCTGCTGGCTTCATTTGTATTTCTCTGGGAGTGGATCATAGGCAGAATTTGGCGTGGGCAAGCAAATGccatgcatatacatacatag
- the LOC6648216 gene encoding uncharacterized protein LOC6648216 — protein sequence MDAKDIFHDCLSDSDTEHFSDVSELPEKAVGDGSHSDDNKKKDTASAKQLIRFDDPEQIRTVLERAALTTKMLLRCYGGDGQSGNEDNVPYHRSPRFYPATLEINARLHAEETCSCPKNCQCQLRGEPVTLKLPIELNPLNGQVNVEIYQPKSLEPAVPRKCLCDKGRKNRLHCRTVRWSQEENLHL from the coding sequence ATGGATGCTAAGGACATTTTCCACGATTGTTTGAGTGATAGCGATACTGAACACTTTTCGGATGTGTCGGAATTACCTGAGAAAGCTGTGGGGGATGGATCTCACAGTGATGATAATAAGAAAAAGGATACTGCCTCTGCAAAGCAATTGATACGTTTCGATGATCCTGAACAGATACGAACCGTTTTGGAACGTGCCGCCTTGACCACAAAAATGTTGCTGCGATGCTATGGCGGAGACGGGCAATCCGGCAACGAGGACAACGTTCCCTATCATAGATCCCCACGTTTCTACCCGGCCACATTGGAGATTAACGCACGTTTGCATGCCGAAGAGACTTGTTCGTGTCCCAAGAATTGTCAATGTCAATTGCGTGGAGAACCTGTAACCCTGAAGTTGCCAATCGAGCTGAACCCACTAAACGGGCAGGTAAATGTGGAAATCTATCAGCCCAAATCATTGGAACCTGCGGTGCCTCGTAAATGTTTATGTGACAAGGGCAGGAAAAATAGATTGCATTGTCGCACTGTGCGTTGGAGCCAGGAGGAAAACCTGCACTTATAA
- the LOC6648213 gene encoding phenoloxidase-activating factor 2, with translation MSEWVGLFLLLMQLLAGGAFSWKFGAPQVGNEPNKEAPGVPQPSDVGNTANHTILTRQLVVGTLVPPLLPAPPGTWPPVPSIVNPGTSYCQCVPPGSCANPLPTVPTDGSGQLDIRIVNNGGLYPTPPTTASTLTCSYGLVACCQAGSYQCGRRFPPPPGASQASPGQASFGAYPWQAALLTTADVYLGGGALITAQHVLTAAHKVYNLGLTSFKVRLGEWDAASTSEPIPAQDVYISNVYVNPSFNPTNLQNDVAILKLAQAVSLTSKSTVGTICLPTTSFVGQRCWVAGWGKNDFGPTGAYQAIERQVDVPLIPNANCQAALRSTRLGSSFVLSPTSFICAGGEAGKDACTGDGGSPLVCTNNGVWYVVGLVAWGIGCAQAGVPGVYVNVGTYLPWIQTTLTQ, from the exons ATGTCGGAGTGGGTTGGCTTATTTTTACTCTTGATGCAGTTACTCGCTGGTGGCGCTTTCAGCTGGAAGTTTGGTGCTCCTCAAGTCGGCAATGAACCAAATAAGGAGGCTCCTGGGGTACCACAACCCAGCGATGTGGGGAATACTGCAAATCACACGA TTCTTACCAGGCAACTGGTTGTGGGAACATTAGTTCCGCCATTACTACCAGCACCACCAGGCACTTGGCCTCCAGTACCCAGTATAGTTAATCCTGGAACTAGTTATTGCCAGTGTGTGCCTCCCGGATCCTGTGCGAATCCTTTGCCCACAGTCCCTACCGATGGGAGTGGACAATTAGACATTCGAATTGTGAATAATGGAGGACTTTAT CCCACACCGCCAACAACAGCCTCCACATTGACCTGTAGCTATGGACTAGTGGCTTGTTGTCAGGCAGGAAGCTATCAATGCGGTCGTCGGTTCCCACCACCGCCAGGCGCTTCACAGGCTAGTCCTGGACAGGCCAGTTTTGGTGCCTATCCGTGGCAAGCAGCGCTGTTGACCACAGCAGATGTCTACTTGGGTGGAGGCGCACTGATTACGGCACAACATGTTCTTACCGCCGCCCATAAGGTTTACAATTTGGG TCTGACTTCATTTAAGGTGCGACTTGGGGAATGGGATGCGGCCAGCACAAGTGAGCCGATACCCGCCCAAGATGTTTATATTTCCAATGTCTATGTGAATCCTTCATTTAATCCTACCAATCTTCAAAACGATGTGGCCATCCTTAAGTTAGCGCAGGCTGTATCCTTGACCAGTAAGTCAACCGTGGGCACAATTTGCCTGCCCACCACCAGTTTTGTGGGTCAACGTTGCTGGGTTGCTGGCTGGGGTAAGAATGATTTTGGTCCCACAGGAGCTTACCAGGCGATTGAGCGACAAGTGGATGTGCCCCTGATACCAAATGCCAATTGCCAGGCAGCTTTGCGATCCACTCGCTTGGGCTCATCGTTCGTCTTGAGTCCCACTAGTTTCATTTGCGCTGGCGGCGAAGCTGGCAAGGATGCGTGTACAGGAGACGGTGGATCGCCATTGGTTTGCACCAACAATGGGGTCTGGTATGTTGTGGGACTGGTGGCCTGGGGAATCGGCTGTGCCCAAGCCGGTGTGCCAGGTGTTTACGTTAATGTTGGAACGTATTTGCCTTGGATACAAACAACCTTGACGCAGTAG
- the LOC26529384 gene encoding uncharacterized protein LOC26529384 → MGHNELDFSAIPKLHGHENFWQWRVLLHAYLEANDLWKHDLPKENAHAKFIILATVHGDKIEPTYDNETCQNIFQSLQSRFGPYN, encoded by the exons ATGGGTCACAATGAACTGGACTTCTCGGCTATACCAAAATTGCATGGACACGAAAATTTTTGGCAATGGCGTGTCCTTCTCCATGCCTATCTAGAGGCGAATGATCTATGGAAACACGATCTACCCAAAGAG AATGCCCATGCCAAATTCATTATTTTGGCTACAGTACATGGCGATAAGATTGAGCCCACTTATGACAATGAAACTTgccaaaatatatttcaaagcTTGCAAAGTCGATTCGGCCCTTACAATTga
- the LOC26529811 gene encoding uncharacterized protein LOC26529811 codes for MGNVELDFSAIPKLHGRQNFWQWRILLRAYLEANDLWKNNLPKESPHAKFIILATVQGDKIEPAYDDESCQYIFQNLEHRFGPYN; via the exons ATGGGTAACGTAGAACTAGACTTTTCAGCTATACCCAAATTGCACGGGCGTCAAAACTTTTGGCAATGGCGAATCCTTTTGCGTGCCTACCTAGAAGCAAACGATCTGTGGAAAAACAACCTTCCCAAAGAG AGTCCCCATgccaaatttataattttggcTACTGTACAGGGCGATAAGATTGAGCCAGCCTATGACGATGAGTCTTGCCAATATATATTTCAGAACTTGGAACACCGTTTCGGACCATATAATTAG
- the LOC6647864 gene encoding uncharacterized protein LOC6647864 isoform X5, which produces MCQESIRDYPALMYMKDERPLKPTITYKAATDARNQEMQTDKSYMRDHWIKERSDSDSLAKPSQTDASYLFDHHSPTRSDEIIGGELNAKTSQTETSYIHDQYILDREKNTNTGRASQTQVYAMDKFHYPTQYQCPGTSRGVCTCRSQSSMKKSHPMTLSCQTDYPAESVRTVKSQPSVPTCSSKVDANPQACGVSNHSVNPCQTSDQNFQLYNQPSFGCEEQTSCTTRSRSVVDKITCLCSSSHHPKAACHIQRDKEPATCGRSVSERTLELKCSKTGCVCPTKQSAHSQLSNPPGKSASKHVSVANNQKSHPGEIYRDCESSSNASIEKSGRIVTSCHASKEPSEKALIESSKSEPIVTSCHTSEDLLITTGNKTSERHIATSCYTSKEPSLKTAFIGGPSCECPEKDEPKSQPTLAVCNSSDVRPDSDHCNPVSGHSLGKEAQEGTMCEQYSAFRSVPVSSHIIVCKSSSKKPDSGPVTRKKRILDMIEQLSNAADCECNEEDRPKLIQQLFRELTLMIAQEPECAVAPQDEPAPPTPAFEECCAGQNDGQQAVEINEPKKQHKFSECFAQLEEVMKKCFQKSKPKPLPLKEIGGFELDPDFRPFETPKLDEPPVMDSEEAQMEDEAELSESESDVFVGWCDDDDDEAMATLQEHNETESELCQQLMEMVGDSNLPDTEDGPCPTDCPPPDPCKMMEQYRDTALIPNGPLSPQARQLFELLLRQALRECEDGGHTGDEDYEEESLQHGVPEPHPEPCCCCHCRALLCENECKSVSKTVDAAMCDPVCEMKFFIDSIIVDLHAMDHVLNKKKAKPKDVKRSRDLDKPPRESFPVTITEVSNLGCTALYIRWEVLDCVGIAGYEIYVDGHLTNRFYSFRHEAAVVANVDVNKTHQIVLRAQAVGQDFPGEGCGNNSQAVVSAHPEMLVGAEKPWSPSVYFYDPS; this is translated from the exons ATGTGCCAAGAATCCATCCGAG ATTACCCAGCTCTGATGTATATGAAAGATGAGCGACCATTAAAACCCACCATCACCTACAAAGCCGCCACCGATGCCCGCAACCAGGAAATGCAAACAGATAAATCATATATGAGAGATCACTGGATCAAGGAGAGAAGTGACTCCGACTCGCTAGCCAAGCCATCACAAACGGATGCCTCATATCTCTTCGACCACCACTCGCCCACCCGTAGCGACGAGATTATCGGGGGAGAACTTAATGCCAAAACCTCCCAAACGGAGACCTCATACATTCACGACCAGTACATATTGGATCGAGAAAAGAATACAAACACGGGCAGAGCATCGCAGACGCAAGTCTATGCCATGGATAAATTTCACTATCCCACTCAGTATCAGTGTCCAGGGACCAGTCGTGGAGTGTGTACATGCAGGTCGCAGTCAAGCATGAAGAAGTCGCACCCGATGACACTTAGTTGCCAGACGGATTATCCAGCTGAGAGTGTCAGAACCGTAAAGTCACAGCCCAGTGTTCCCACATGCTCTAGCAAAGTTGATGCCAATCCTCAAGCATGTGGCGTTAGTAATCACAGTGTCAATCCTTGCCAGACCAGTgatcaaaattttcaattgtaTAATCAACCGTCTTTCGGATGCGAAGAGCAAACCTCGTGTACCACAAGATCCCGTTCTGTGGTGGATAAAATTACATGCCTATGCAGTTCATCGCATCATCCGAAAGCTGCGTGCCACATTCAACGGGATAAGGAGCCGGCCACATGCGGACGAAGTGTATCAGAGAGGACGCTTGAATTAAAGTGCAGTAAAACGGGATGTGTTTGCCCGACGAAACAAAGCGCCCATTCCCAATTATCCAATCCACCAGGAAAGAGTGCATCCAAGCATGTGTCTGTGGCCAATAATCAAAAATCACACCCAGGCGAAATCTATCGAGATTGTGAGTCCTCGTCGAATGCGTCTATCGAGAAATCTGGACGAATTGTAACGAGTTGCCATGCTTCCAAAGAGCCCTCGGAAAAAGCGTTAATCGAAAGCTCCAAGTCTGAGCCAATCGTAACCAGTTGTCATACTTCCGAGGATCTGCTGATAACAACAGGAAATAAGACATCTGAACGACACATAGCAACCAGTTGCTATACTTCGAAAGAGCCTTCACTGAAAACAGCATTCATAGGTGGGCCCAGTTGTGAATGCCCAGAAAAGGATGAGCCAAAATCTCAGCCTACACTGGCCGTTTGCAATTCTTCTGATGTGAGGCCGGATAGCGACCACTGTAATCCAGTTTCTGGACATTCTTTAGGGAAAGAGGCGCAGGAAGGGACAATGTGTGAACAGTATAGCGCCTTTCGCTCGGTACCAGTATCTAGCCATATTATCGTATGCAAGTCGAGTTCTAAGAAGCCAGATTCAGGACCAGTCACACGCAAGAAACGGATTCTGGACATGATCGAGCAGTTGAGCAATGCAGCCGACTGTGAATGCAATGAAGAAGATCGCCCAAAATTGATTCAGCAATTATTTAGAGAGTTAACTCTAATGATAGCCCAAGAACCTGAATGTGCCGTCGCACCACAAGATGAACCGGCGCCACCTACTCCAGCTTTTGAAGAATGCTGCGCCGGCCAAAACGACGGACAACAAGCCGTGGAAATAAATGAACCCAAAAAGCAGCATAAGTTTTCAGAGTGTTTTGCCCAGTTGGAGGAAGTAATGAAAAAATGTTTCCAgaaatcaaaaccaaagccACTGCCGCTGAAGGAAATCGGTGGATTCGAATTGGACCCAGATTTCAGACCGTTCGAGACACCCAAGTTGGACGAGCCTCCCGTGATGGATTCTGAAGAAGCTCAAATGGAAGATGAAGCAGAACTAAGCGAGTCCGAATCCGATGTCTTTGTGGGTTGGTgcgatgatgacgatgatgaagcTATGGCGACTCTACAAGAGCACAACGAAACCGAAAGTGAACTATGCCAACAGCTTATGGAAATGGTCGGCGACTCCAATCTACCTGATACTGAGGATGGTCCATGTCCCACTGATTGCCCTCCCCCAGATCCATGCAAGATGATGGAGCAATATAGGGACACTGCGCTGATACCAAATGGACCACTAAGTCCGCAAGCGCGACAACTATTCGAGCTTTTGTTAAGGCAAGCTCTGCGAGAATGTGAGGATGGGGGCCATACTGGCGACGAGGACTACGAGGAAGAGAGCCTACAACACGGTGTACCTGAACCACATCCAGAgccttgttgttgctgccattgTCGAGCATTGCTTTGCGAGAATGAGTGCAAATCGGTGTCCAAGACCGTTGACGCTGCCATGTGTGATCCCGTTTGCGAAATG AAATTCTTTATTGACTCCATTATTGTCGATTTGCATGCCATGGATCATGTGCTGAACAAGAAAAAGGCGAAGCCAAAG GATGTTAAACGATCACGAGACTTGGATAAACCACCTCGGGAAAGCTTTCCTGTCACCATTACCGAAGTTTCCAATCTGGGTTGTACAGCTCTCTACATTCGATGGGAGGTGCTGGACTGTGTTGGAATTGCCGGTTATGAG ATTTATGTGGATGGCCATTTGACAAATCGATTCTATAGTTTCCGTCACGAGGCTGCCGTTGTGGCCAATGTAGATGTCAACAAGACCCATCAGATAGTGCTGCGTGCTCAGGCTGTGGGCCAAGATTTCCCTGGAGAAGGTTGCGGCAACAATAGCCAGGCTGTGGTTAGTGCTCATCCTGAAATGTTGGTTGGTGCGGAGAAACCCTGGTCGCCCAGTGTCTACTTCTATGATCCCAGTTAA